A genomic segment from Burkholderia plantarii encodes:
- a CDS encoding MFS transporter encodes MPESTDLSGPSPHALRQATFQRFWSARVLSSISFQMLSVAIGWHIYALTKSAYALGLVGLAQFLPMFVLTLVVGHVADRYDRRRIVATCQTLLAFASAMFLAGTLGGWLNAPMIYALAVCLGAARAFENPTVASLLPAVVPRAQLPRATALSTSATQTALIIGPAAGGLLYGVGPNVVYLIGIVCFGCAAYLMGTLKLTSKPVPRAPVTLESVFSGIAFIRREPAILGALSLDLFAVLFGGAVSLMPIYARDILHAGPWGLGLLRSAPAIGALAGTLWFARHPMRKRPGIAMFGGVVVFGLATLVFGLSTWLPLSIVSLATLGAADVISVVVRSSLVQLRTPDEMLGRVSAVNALFIGTSNQLGEFESGITAGWWGARPAVLIGGACTIAIALLWTRVFPSLRTMRSLEAEK; translated from the coding sequence ATGCCCGAGTCCACCGACCTGTCCGGCCCTTCTCCCCACGCGCTTCGGCAAGCCACGTTCCAACGCTTCTGGAGCGCGCGCGTGCTGTCCTCGATCTCGTTCCAGATGCTGTCGGTCGCGATCGGCTGGCACATCTACGCGCTGACGAAAAGCGCCTACGCGCTCGGCCTGGTCGGGCTCGCGCAGTTCCTGCCGATGTTCGTGCTGACGCTGGTGGTGGGCCACGTCGCCGACCGCTACGACCGGCGCCGCATCGTCGCCACCTGCCAGACGCTGCTCGCGTTCGCCTCGGCGATGTTCCTCGCCGGCACGCTCGGCGGCTGGCTCAACGCGCCGATGATCTACGCGCTCGCCGTCTGCCTCGGCGCGGCGCGTGCGTTCGAGAACCCGACCGTCGCCTCGCTGCTGCCGGCCGTGGTGCCGCGCGCGCAGCTGCCGCGCGCCACCGCGCTGTCCACCTCGGCGACGCAGACCGCGCTGATCATCGGCCCGGCCGCGGGCGGCCTGCTGTACGGCGTCGGGCCGAACGTGGTGTACCTGATCGGCATCGTCTGCTTCGGCTGCGCCGCGTACCTGATGGGCACGCTGAAGCTGACCAGCAAGCCGGTGCCGCGCGCGCCCGTCACGCTCGAATCGGTGTTCTCGGGCATCGCCTTCATCCGCCGCGAGCCGGCGATCCTCGGCGCGCTGTCGCTCGACCTGTTCGCCGTGCTGTTCGGCGGCGCCGTCTCGCTGATGCCGATCTACGCGCGCGACATCCTGCATGCCGGGCCGTGGGGGCTCGGGCTGCTGCGCTCGGCGCCCGCCATCGGCGCGCTGGCCGGCACGCTCTGGTTCGCGCGGCACCCGATGCGCAAGCGCCCGGGCATCGCGATGTTCGGCGGCGTGGTGGTGTTCGGCCTCGCCACGCTGGTGTTCGGGCTGTCGACCTGGCTGCCGCTGTCGATCGTCTCGCTCGCCACGCTGGGCGCGGCCGACGTGATCAGCGTGGTGGTGCGCTCCTCGCTCGTGCAGCTGCGCACGCCCGACGAGATGCTCGGCCGCGTCAGCGCCGTCAACGCGCTGTTCATCGGCACCTCGAACCAGCTCGGCGAATTCGAATCGGGCATCACCGCGGGCTGGTGGGGCGCACGGCCGGCCGTGCTGATCGGCGGCGCCTGCACGATCGCGATCGCGCTGCTGTGGACGCGAGTGTTCCCGTCGCTGCGCACCATGCGCTCGCTCGAGGCGGAGAAGTAG
- a CDS encoding flavin reductase, with translation MTAPSRASADDDARTLFRHAMAHLGAAVNVITTAGPHGRCGVTASAVCSVTDTPPTLLVCLNRSSSTHATFTGHSSLCVNVLPAEHEPLARHFAGLTNLPMDARFGQTGWDEGPGGLPVLRDALASVQGTIVEMKDVGSHTVLFVEATAIRVRGEGDALIYFGRAFHRVGKALAEQQ, from the coding sequence ATGACCGCCCCTTCGCGCGCGAGCGCCGACGACGATGCCCGCACGCTGTTCCGCCACGCGATGGCGCATCTGGGCGCCGCCGTCAACGTGATCACGACGGCGGGCCCGCACGGCCGCTGCGGCGTGACCGCGAGCGCCGTCTGCTCGGTCACCGACACGCCGCCGACGCTGCTCGTCTGCCTGAACCGCAGCAGCAGCACGCACGCGACGTTCACGGGCCACAGCTCGCTCTGCGTGAACGTGCTGCCGGCCGAGCACGAGCCGCTCGCCCGCCACTTCGCGGGCCTCACCAACCTGCCGATGGACGCGCGCTTCGGCCAGACCGGCTGGGACGAAGGCCCCGGCGGCCTGCCGGTGCTGCGCGACGCGCTGGCGAGCGTGCAGGGCACGATCGTCGAGATGAAGGACGTGGGCTCGCACACGGTGCTGTTCGTCGAGGCGACGGCGATCCGCGTGCGCGGCGAAGGCGACGCGCTGATCTACTTCGGGCGCGCGTTCCATCGCGTCGGCAAGGCGCTGGCCGAGCAGCAATGA
- the bcmE gene encoding thiamine pyridinylase — translation MRRMFCRFMLAVGCWLAILPYAFAGAPQQLTVALYPWVPRVDQFQQAIETEWKKVHPEIALQFVPDSEWDGGYSGDPPASADVYIYDAIFFDYFRSKNWLEPLAASEVQNIGDYLPYAIDGVKVGDRYYSLPQLGCANLLFYHKHDAALAAATTLTQVHAALQQCTYTSEMPPDRRGLMFDMSGGTTSSALYLDAAHSQNGAYPLPLPWSAAQLDPDAVASLRTLLAMASFPNATASLPGQYDRSVWFSNGEGRAVIGYSESMSAMSEATRQDIDFKIMPLSDHAEPPLFYADVIGVNTTTNLRGTRALAVQLANLIAASTTMLESIGPDASAVPQYLFATRRSVLDTLAASYPLYAKMNALLDAAGQPEMFKLDAQARNWLDTMSPPIQQSAQANYVCGCDIDTTRPIADYRAAQAVCPAVCSAQGGWNGQWTNRQPAAPAGTSACGCNACPTSAPTASMVPAARTLKFGKFAH, via the coding sequence ATGCGTCGAATGTTCTGCCGCTTCATGCTTGCCGTGGGATGCTGGCTCGCGATCCTGCCTTACGCGTTCGCCGGCGCGCCCCAGCAGTTGACGGTCGCGCTCTATCCCTGGGTGCCCCGCGTCGATCAGTTCCAGCAGGCGATCGAGACGGAATGGAAGAAGGTCCACCCCGAGATCGCGCTGCAGTTCGTGCCGGATAGCGAGTGGGACGGCGGCTACTCGGGTGATCCGCCCGCGAGCGCGGACGTCTACATCTACGACGCGATTTTCTTCGACTACTTCCGCAGCAAGAACTGGCTCGAACCGCTCGCGGCCAGCGAGGTGCAGAACATCGGCGACTACCTGCCCTATGCGATCGACGGCGTGAAGGTGGGGGACCGCTACTACAGCCTGCCGCAGCTGGGCTGCGCGAACCTGCTGTTCTATCACAAGCACGACGCGGCGCTCGCGGCCGCCACCACGCTCACGCAGGTCCACGCGGCGCTGCAGCAATGCACCTACACGAGCGAGATGCCGCCGGACCGGCGCGGGCTGATGTTCGACATGTCGGGCGGCACCACCAGCAGCGCGCTGTATCTCGACGCGGCGCACAGCCAGAACGGCGCGTATCCGCTGCCGCTGCCGTGGAGCGCGGCACAGCTCGATCCGGACGCGGTGGCGAGCCTGCGCACGCTGCTCGCGATGGCCAGCTTCCCGAACGCGACGGCGAGCCTGCCGGGGCAGTACGACCGCTCGGTCTGGTTCAGCAACGGCGAGGGGCGCGCGGTGATCGGCTATTCCGAATCGATGTCGGCGATGAGCGAGGCGACGCGTCAGGACATCGACTTCAAGATCATGCCGCTGTCCGACCACGCCGAGCCGCCGCTGTTCTACGCCGACGTGATCGGCGTAAACACCACCACCAACCTGCGCGGCACGCGCGCGCTGGCGGTGCAGCTCGCCAACCTGATCGCCGCCTCGACGACCATGCTCGAGAGCATCGGGCCGGACGCCAGCGCGGTGCCGCAATACCTGTTCGCCACGCGGCGCAGCGTGCTCGACACGCTGGCGGCCAGCTATCCGCTGTACGCGAAGATGAACGCGCTGCTCGACGCCGCCGGCCAGCCGGAAATGTTCAAGCTCGACGCGCAGGCCCGCAACTGGCTCGACACCATGAGCCCGCCGATCCAGCAGAGCGCGCAGGCCAACTACGTGTGCGGCTGCGATATCGACACCACGCGGCCGATCGCCGACTACCGCGCGGCGCAGGCGGTCTGCCCGGCCGTGTGCTCGGCCCAGGGCGGCTGGAACGGGCAGTGGACCAATCGTCAGCCGGCCGCGCCGGCCGGCACCTCGGCGTGCGGCTGCAACGCCTGCCCGACCTCGGCGCCGACGGCCTCGATGGTGCCGGCGGCGCGGACGCTGAAGTTCGGGAAGTTCGCGCACTGA
- the thiD gene encoding bifunctional hydroxymethylpyrimidine kinase/phosphomethylpyrimidine kinase, with the protein MIANVLSIAGTDPTGGAGIQADLKTFSALGAYGMSVITAVVAQNTRGVRGFQTLDPAFIVEQIDAVFDDVTVHAVKLGMLATAEIVEAVAAALARHRVTTIVLDPVMVAKSGDRLLAPDAVAAIRERLVPIATLITPNLPEAGVLLDRPAPASPAAMHEALPALHALGPRWVLLKGGHLAGADSTDLLFGASGTTELAAPRIATRNDHGTGCTLSAAVAALLPHHPMEESVRRAKAYLNGALAESWRLEVGHGRGPTHHFHALWR; encoded by the coding sequence ATGATCGCCAACGTGCTCAGCATCGCCGGCACCGACCCGACCGGCGGCGCCGGCATCCAGGCCGACCTGAAGACATTCTCGGCGCTCGGCGCCTACGGGATGTCGGTCATCACGGCGGTGGTCGCGCAAAACACCCGCGGCGTGCGCGGCTTCCAGACGCTCGACCCGGCCTTCATCGTCGAGCAGATCGATGCGGTGTTCGACGACGTGACCGTGCATGCCGTGAAGCTCGGGATGCTCGCCACCGCGGAGATCGTCGAGGCCGTCGCCGCGGCGCTGGCTCGCCATCGCGTCACCACCATCGTGCTCGATCCCGTGATGGTGGCCAAGAGCGGCGACCGGCTGCTCGCGCCCGACGCGGTGGCGGCGATCCGTGAACGGCTGGTGCCGATCGCCACGCTGATCACGCCGAACCTGCCCGAGGCCGGCGTGCTGCTCGACCGGCCGGCCCCCGCCTCGCCGGCGGCGATGCACGAGGCGCTGCCCGCGCTGCATGCGCTCGGCCCGCGCTGGGTGCTGCTCAAGGGCGGTCACCTGGCGGGGGCGGACAGCACCGACCTGCTGTTCGGCGCGAGCGGCACCACCGAGCTGGCCGCGCCGCGCATCGCGACACGCAACGATCACGGCACCGGCTGCACGCTGTCGGCGGCGGTGGCCGCGCTGCTGCCGCATCACCCGATGGAGGAGAGCGTGCGGCGCGCGAAGGCCTATCTGAACGGCGCGCTGGCGGAATCCTGGCGGCTCGAGGTCGGCCATGGCCGCGGGCCGACCCACCATTTTCACGCGCTCTGGCGTTAG
- a CDS encoding class I SAM-dependent methyltransferase — protein sequence MKTDWTEDQVSRLFDAYDDRVEAHFGYQPLIATLTGTQGTAIRVLDYGCGGGKVSRRLKAAGVAHVTGVDIAPTMIEKARAAGGADGDGLDYALIRSGSTPFPEASFDAAVSCFLFINVPEREELGRIAAEVFRVLKPGGRFYILDTNPRTTGVSYPTFRNGHPGVVYHDGDERPVFLDVPGHGVFEIVDTHWDTTTYREMLISAGFAIDSAKALSVVDTAPALDGEPAVDDLGGYAPFVLFQATKPRG from the coding sequence ATGAAAACCGATTGGACCGAGGACCAGGTCTCGCGCCTGTTCGATGCCTACGACGATCGCGTGGAAGCGCATTTCGGCTACCAGCCGCTGATCGCCACGCTCACCGGCACGCAGGGCACCGCGATCCGCGTGCTCGACTACGGCTGCGGCGGCGGCAAGGTCTCGCGGCGGCTCAAGGCCGCGGGCGTGGCGCACGTGACGGGCGTGGACATCGCGCCGACCATGATCGAGAAGGCCCGGGCCGCCGGCGGTGCCGACGGCGACGGGCTCGACTACGCGCTGATCCGCAGCGGCAGCACGCCGTTTCCGGAGGCCAGTTTCGACGCCGCGGTGTCGTGCTTCCTGTTCATCAACGTCCCCGAGCGCGAGGAACTGGGCCGCATCGCCGCCGAGGTGTTCCGCGTGCTGAAGCCGGGCGGCCGGTTCTACATCCTCGACACGAACCCGCGCACCACCGGCGTCAGCTACCCGACGTTCCGCAACGGCCATCCGGGCGTGGTGTACCACGACGGCGACGAGCGGCCGGTGTTCCTCGACGTGCCGGGGCACGGCGTGTTCGAGATCGTCGATACCCACTGGGACACCACCACCTACCGCGAGATGCTGATCTCGGCCGGCTTCGCGATCGATTCGGCGAAGGCGCTCAGCGTGGTGGACACGGCACCCGCGCTCGACGGCGAACCGGCGGTGGACGACCTCGGCGGCTACGCGCCGTTCGTGTTGTTCCAGGCCACCAAGCCGCGCGGCTGA
- a CDS encoding thymidylate synthase has protein sequence MRTHFANLDELYLATLRDVCTAYEYRNAPRGQAEREIIGYSARIEDPLARFCRHASRKQNVVFNYAEALWYLSGRNDLAFIEYYAPSMARYSADGKTLPGTGYGARLLHLGEDGIDQIERAIDILKRDDAESKRVVLQIFDGREDLYKRNIDVSCTLGLQLLLRDGRLNMVAFMRANDAYVGLLNDVFSFTFLQEYLASAIGCELGTYTHHVGSVHIYDQNLLQAEALLGPPGTAVTAVAPPRMPPGCGPATIRRVLDHEARIRAGQVSFATLQDIDLDPYWRDILGLFWVYRQIRSDAPLPDRSLSFLHPFHRDYLFNRWGETLALLH, from the coding sequence ATGCGCACCCATTTCGCGAATCTCGACGAGCTGTATCTCGCCACGCTGCGCGACGTCTGCACCGCCTACGAATACCGCAACGCGCCGCGCGGCCAGGCCGAGCGCGAGATCATCGGCTACAGCGCGCGGATCGAGGATCCGCTCGCGCGCTTCTGCCGCCATGCCTCGCGCAAGCAGAACGTGGTGTTCAACTACGCCGAGGCGCTGTGGTACCTGTCGGGGCGCAACGACCTCGCGTTCATCGAGTACTACGCGCCGTCGATGGCGCGCTACAGCGCGGACGGCAAGACCCTGCCCGGCACCGGCTACGGTGCGCGGCTGCTGCATCTCGGCGAGGACGGCATCGACCAGATCGAACGCGCGATCGACATCCTCAAGCGCGACGACGCCGAGAGCAAGCGCGTCGTGCTGCAGATCTTCGACGGGCGCGAGGACCTCTACAAGCGCAACATCGACGTGTCCTGCACGCTCGGCCTGCAGTTGCTGCTGCGCGACGGGCGCTTGAACATGGTGGCCTTCATGCGCGCCAACGACGCCTACGTCGGCCTGCTCAACGACGTGTTCTCGTTCACGTTCCTGCAGGAATACCTGGCCTCGGCGATCGGCTGCGAACTCGGCACCTACACGCACCACGTCGGCTCGGTCCACATCTACGACCAGAACCTGCTGCAGGCCGAGGCGCTGCTCGGGCCTCCCGGCACGGCCGTCACGGCGGTGGCGCCGCCGCGCATGCCGCCCGGCTGCGGGCCGGCCACGATCCGCCGCGTACTCGATCACGAGGCGCGGATCCGCGCGGGGCAGGTGTCGTTCGCGACGCTGCAGGACATCGACCTCGACCCGTACTGGCGCGACATCCTCGGGCTCTTCTGGGTGTACCGGCAGATCCGCTCCGACGCACCGCTCCCCGACCGCTCGCTGAGCTTCCTTCACCCGTTCCATCGCGACTATCTGTTCAATCGCTGGGGCGAGACGCTGGCATTGCTGCACTGA
- a CDS encoding nucleoside 2-deoxyribosyltransferase, protein MKRMFLGGPFKSLVDPATGTMSAEHINQFGRVIEHFEGRGWDVHCAHRREKWGREFMTPEQCTRIDYEQISQCDYFVAFPGAPASPGTHIELGWASALGKPIVLLLEAGRDYAYLVQGLHTVTRLERVEYRNGDLDPGTIEAAIGRLEDGR, encoded by the coding sequence ATGAAACGAATGTTCCTGGGTGGTCCGTTCAAGTCCCTGGTGGATCCTGCGACCGGCACGATGTCCGCCGAGCACATCAACCAGTTCGGCCGCGTGATCGAGCATTTCGAGGGGCGCGGCTGGGACGTGCATTGCGCGCATCGGCGCGAGAAATGGGGCCGCGAATTCATGACGCCGGAGCAATGCACGCGCATCGACTACGAGCAGATCAGCCAGTGCGACTACTTCGTGGCGTTTCCCGGCGCGCCCGCGTCGCCGGGCACGCACATCGAGCTGGGCTGGGCCTCGGCGCTCGGCAAGCCGATCGTGCTGCTGCTCGAGGCCGGCCGCGACTACGCCTACCTCGTGCAGGGCTTGCACACGGTCACGCGTCTCGAGCGCGTCGAGTATCGCAACGGCGATCTCGATCCGGGCACGATCGAGGCGGCCATCGGGCGCCTGGAAGACGGGCGCTGA
- a CDS encoding NUDIX hydrolase, which yields MGEQPGGGPQAPAAWPRVAVIAIVFRGDELILVQRGKEPQKGSWGFPGGSVEPGESLHDAARRELMEETGVQAEVGELVDVVEVREFDASGRHHHYVLIALLCRHLSGEPRPGDDAVDCRWVRMPDGIHGFSGVLADHVGRVGLRAHEINHSNRERRQR from the coding sequence ATGGGCGAGCAACCGGGCGGTGGCCCGCAAGCGCCGGCCGCCTGGCCGCGCGTCGCGGTGATCGCGATCGTGTTCCGTGGCGACGAGCTGATTCTGGTGCAGCGCGGGAAGGAACCGCAGAAGGGCAGCTGGGGCTTTCCCGGCGGCTCGGTCGAGCCGGGCGAGAGCCTGCACGACGCCGCGCGGCGCGAATTGATGGAAGAAACGGGCGTGCAGGCCGAGGTGGGCGAACTGGTCGACGTGGTCGAGGTGCGCGAGTTCGATGCGAGCGGCCGGCATCACCACTACGTGCTGATCGCACTGCTGTGCCGCCACCTGAGCGGCGAGCCGCGGCCCGGCGACGACGCGGTCGATTGCCGGTGGGTACGGATGCCGGACGGCATTCACGGGTTTTCCGGAGTTCTGGCGGATCACGTCGGCCGGGTCGGCCTGCGTGCTCACGAGATCAATCATTCCAATCGAGAGAGACGACAGCGATGA